One Mesorhizobium sp. L-2-11 genomic region harbors:
- a CDS encoding sugar ABC transporter ATP-binding protein, with product MNYSDASIGASTIAPFLSLEDVRKTYPGVVALDGFSLEVRPGEVIGLVGENGAGKSTLMKILGGVTTPDTGTITVDGVAHDGLTVEASIGSGIAFVHQELNLFENLDVAANIFFGREPLRAGPLRLVDRTRLRTLAAPLLKRVGANFSADTPVSALSLAQQQMVEIAKALSIEARLVILDEPTSSLPLAETDKLLDVIKALKADGISVIFISHRLHEVERVADRVVVLRDGMLAGTLPKNAINHDSMVKLMIGRMLKEREKAAESARPPGAVALSAKAVRTSAYPDRPVDLGVRRGEILGLAGLVGSGRTELARVLFGIETSLGGALQLDGKDLVLGSAADAVANGIFLVPEDRKLTGILLDLSIAQNISLPNLPAHARRSLVSARAEAVTAETQKRNLGIKAPSVTTRTGTLSGGNQQKVVLAKWLAMSPKVMILDEPTRGIDIGAKAEIYGLMRALADAGVAVLMISSDMEEVIGVSDRIAVMHEGQISGILDKEQFSQENVLLLAVGKQPR from the coding sequence ATGAACTATTCCGACGCATCTATCGGCGCATCCACGATTGCCCCGTTCCTCAGCCTCGAGGACGTACGCAAGACCTATCCCGGCGTGGTCGCGCTGGACGGGTTTTCGCTGGAGGTCAGGCCTGGCGAGGTTATCGGCCTCGTCGGCGAAAACGGCGCTGGCAAGTCGACGCTGATGAAGATCCTCGGCGGCGTGACCACACCCGACACCGGCACGATCACGGTCGACGGCGTCGCCCATGACGGGCTGACCGTCGAGGCCAGCATCGGTTCCGGCATCGCCTTCGTCCACCAGGAACTCAACCTGTTCGAAAACCTCGACGTTGCCGCCAACATCTTTTTCGGCCGCGAGCCGTTGCGTGCCGGTCCGCTCAGGCTTGTCGACCGCACCAGACTGCGCACGCTGGCGGCGCCGCTGCTCAAACGCGTGGGCGCCAATTTCTCGGCCGACACCCCGGTATCGGCGCTGTCGCTTGCCCAGCAGCAGATGGTCGAAATCGCCAAGGCGCTGTCGATCGAGGCGCGGCTGGTCATCCTCGACGAGCCGACGTCGAGCCTGCCCCTTGCCGAAACCGACAAGCTGCTCGATGTCATCAAGGCGCTGAAGGCCGACGGCATCAGCGTCATCTTCATCTCGCATCGCCTTCACGAGGTCGAGCGGGTTGCCGATCGCGTCGTCGTGCTGAGGGACGGCATGCTTGCCGGCACGCTGCCGAAGAACGCCATCAACCACGACTCTATGGTCAAGCTGATGATCGGCCGCATGCTGAAGGAGCGGGAGAAGGCCGCAGAATCGGCCCGCCCGCCTGGCGCCGTCGCCCTGTCGGCCAAGGCCGTTCGCACCAGCGCCTATCCCGACCGGCCGGTCGATCTCGGCGTCAGGCGCGGCGAAATCCTTGGCCTGGCGGGTCTTGTCGGCTCGGGCCGCACCGAACTGGCGCGCGTGCTTTTCGGTATCGAGACGAGCCTTGGCGGCGCGCTCCAGCTTGATGGAAAAGATCTGGTACTTGGTTCGGCGGCCGACGCTGTGGCCAACGGGATCTTCCTCGTCCCCGAGGATCGCAAGCTGACCGGCATCCTGCTCGACCTGTCGATTGCCCAGAATATCTCGCTCCCCAATCTGCCGGCGCATGCCCGGCGATCCCTGGTCTCTGCCCGCGCCGAAGCTGTCACCGCCGAGACGCAGAAACGCAATCTCGGCATCAAGGCGCCTTCGGTGACGACGCGCACCGGCACGCTGTCAGGCGGCAACCAGCAAAAGGTGGTGCTGGCCAAGTGGCTGGCCATGAGCCCGAAGGTGATGATCCTCGATGAGCCAACGCGCGGCATCGACATCGGCGCCAAGGCCGAAATCTATGGGCTGATGCGGGCGCTGGCCGATGCCGGCGTCGCAGTCCTGATGATATCGAGCGACATGGAGGAGGTGATCGGCGTCTCCGACCGCATCGCCGTCATGCATGAGGGCCAGATCTCAGGCATTCTCGACAAGGAACAGTTCAGCCAGGAAAACGTGCTGCTGCTGGCCGTCGGCAAACAGCCGAGATAG
- a CDS encoding sugar-binding protein, which produces MKSAIRIASVAAAALALGLSFTAIARAQDKPTLAFVVNGASDFWKAAEAGVKKAQAELPNYNLELKYPEQSSVAIQQRLMDDLVTAGVKAIMVSAVDPKTSTDGLNKIASETALFTTDSDAPQTKRIAYIGSSNIDAGKQAAEIAKKAMPDGGKCLGFVGLLGADNAKERIQGMKEGLAGTKIELIDVRGDDIDQARAKKNVEDALVASPDVTCMVGFYSYNTPRIYEALRDAGKLGQITVVGFDDDPITLGGVKEGTVAATVVQQPFEWAYQGMKLMGAYLEGDKSGIPENGLIIIPTKIIGKDDVNAYAANLKAMSGN; this is translated from the coding sequence ATGAAATCTGCGATACGAATTGCGTCCGTCGCCGCAGCGGCCCTGGCTCTCGGCCTGTCCTTCACGGCGATTGCCCGTGCCCAGGACAAGCCGACGCTGGCCTTCGTCGTCAACGGCGCTTCCGATTTCTGGAAGGCCGCCGAAGCCGGCGTCAAGAAGGCCCAGGCCGAATTGCCCAACTACAATCTCGAGCTCAAATATCCGGAACAGTCGTCGGTCGCCATCCAGCAGCGGCTGATGGACGATCTGGTGACGGCCGGCGTCAAGGCGATCATGGTTTCGGCAGTCGACCCCAAGACCTCGACCGACGGGCTCAACAAGATCGCCTCGGAGACGGCGCTGTTCACCACCGACAGCGACGCGCCGCAGACCAAGCGTATCGCCTATATCGGCTCGTCCAACATCGATGCCGGCAAGCAGGCGGCCGAGATCGCCAAGAAGGCGATGCCCGACGGCGGTAAATGCCTCGGCTTCGTCGGCCTGCTCGGCGCCGACAATGCCAAAGAGCGCATCCAAGGCATGAAGGAAGGGCTCGCCGGCACCAAGATCGAGCTGATCGACGTGCGTGGCGACGACATCGACCAGGCCCGCGCCAAGAAGAACGTCGAGGACGCGCTGGTCGCCAGCCCCGACGTCACCTGCATGGTCGGCTTCTATTCCTACAACACGCCGCGCATCTATGAAGCGCTGCGTGACGCCGGCAAGCTCGGCCAGATCACCGTCGTCGGCTTCGACGACGATCCAATCACGCTGGGCGGCGTCAAGGAAGGCACCGTTGCCGCCACCGTCGTGCAGCAGCCCTTCGAATGGGCCTACCAGGGCATGAAGCTGATGGGGGCCTATCTCGAGGGCGACAAGTCGGGCATTCCGGAGAACGGCCTGATCATCATCCCGACCAAGATCATCGGCAAGGACGACGTCAACGCCTATGCCGCCAATCTGAAGGCTATGTCCGGCAACTGA
- the secDF gene encoding protein translocase subunit SecDF, translating into MLHFSRWKTILIWLTVLAGILYAAPNLVPASTLASLPNWLPKQQLTMGLDLQGGSHILLQIDRQDLANERLESARDEVRTSLRDAQIGYTGLAGTANSIQVRIRDQGQIEAAKSALERLTQPISTGLFMSGSVTEMEMAEPEPGLLRFTLTEAGIDYRIAAALTQSIEVVSRRVNELGTTEPIIQRQGSDRIMVQVPGLQDPQRLKDILGQTAKLTFQMVDQSVPVEEAISGRPPAGSTVLYSTEEPRVPYLIENRIIVSGENLVDAQATFDQRTNEPVVSFRFDSRGATRFGQATQANVGRLFAIILDNEVISAPQIREPILGGTGQISGSFTVESANDLAVLLRAGALPADLTIVEERTVGPSLGSDSIEAGQFASIIAGVLVVGFMLFAYGRLGLIANIALLANVALIIAILSVLGATLTLPGIAGIVLTMGMAVDSNVIIFERVREENRQGRSMVQSMDSGFRQALATVVDANVTTLIAAVILFFLGSGPIKGFAVTLAIGIVTTVFTAFTLTRWLVAFWLRRQRPKTMPAGVMRLVPDDTRVPFMAFRKYAFTLSVLLSIASAVLFFTVGMNYGIDFRGGSSIEVQAKGQQADIGDIRERLTGLELGEVQVQEFGSARDVLIRIGTQGGGDVAEQSAVEKVRSALETDYEFRRIEVVGPTVSSELAFNGTMGVLASLLAMLVYIWIRFEWQFGLGAIISTFHDVILMVGFYVVAGIEFNLTSIAAILTIVGYSINDTVVVYDRVRENLRRYKRMPIAELLDLSMNQTLARTVLTGVTTLFALAALSIWGGEVIQSFTVAMIFGILAGTYSSIFVAGPLLILFKLRPGALSHEEAAVAKEPPAQQAL; encoded by the coding sequence ATGCTGCATTTTTCGCGCTGGAAGACCATTCTCATCTGGCTGACGGTTCTGGCCGGCATCCTCTACGCAGCTCCCAATCTGGTTCCCGCCTCCACTCTGGCATCGCTGCCGAATTGGCTGCCAAAGCAGCAGCTGACGATGGGGCTCGACCTGCAGGGCGGCTCGCACATCCTGCTCCAGATCGATCGGCAGGACCTCGCCAACGAACGCCTCGAATCGGCACGCGACGAGGTCCGCACTTCGCTGCGCGATGCCCAGATCGGCTATACCGGGCTTGCCGGCACCGCCAATTCCATCCAGGTCCGCATTCGCGACCAAGGCCAGATCGAAGCGGCGAAGAGCGCGCTCGAAAGATTGACGCAGCCGATCTCGACGGGGCTTTTCATGAGCGGCTCGGTGACCGAGATGGAGATGGCCGAGCCGGAACCGGGCCTGCTGCGCTTCACGCTGACCGAAGCCGGGATCGACTACCGAATCGCCGCGGCGCTGACTCAATCGATCGAGGTGGTGAGCCGGCGCGTCAATGAACTCGGCACGACCGAGCCGATCATCCAGCGCCAGGGATCGGACCGCATCATGGTCCAGGTGCCGGGCCTGCAGGATCCGCAGCGGCTGAAGGATATCCTCGGACAGACGGCCAAGCTGACCTTCCAGATGGTCGACCAGTCGGTGCCGGTCGAGGAAGCGATCTCCGGCCGTCCACCGGCGGGCTCGACGGTGTTGTATTCTACGGAAGAGCCGCGGGTCCCCTATCTGATCGAGAACCGGATCATCGTTTCCGGCGAAAACCTCGTCGATGCGCAGGCGACCTTCGACCAGCGCACCAACGAGCCGGTGGTCTCGTTTCGCTTCGACAGCCGCGGCGCCACCCGCTTCGGTCAGGCTACCCAGGCCAATGTCGGGCGCCTGTTCGCGATCATCCTCGACAACGAGGTGATCTCCGCGCCTCAGATCCGCGAACCTATCCTCGGCGGCACCGGACAGATATCCGGCAGTTTCACGGTGGAGAGCGCGAACGATCTTGCCGTCCTGCTGCGCGCTGGCGCGCTGCCTGCCGACCTCACTATCGTCGAGGAGCGCACCGTCGGTCCGAGCCTCGGCAGCGATTCGATCGAGGCGGGCCAGTTCGCGTCAATCATCGCCGGGGTTCTGGTCGTCGGCTTCATGCTGTTCGCCTATGGGCGACTGGGGCTGATCGCTAATATCGCGCTGCTGGCCAACGTCGCACTGATCATCGCCATCCTGTCGGTGCTCGGGGCGACGCTGACGCTGCCTGGCATCGCCGGCATCGTGCTGACGATGGGCATGGCGGTCGATTCCAACGTCATCATCTTCGAGCGCGTCCGCGAAGAGAACCGCCAAGGGCGCTCGATGGTGCAGTCGATGGATTCCGGGTTCAGACAGGCGCTGGCGACCGTCGTCGACGCCAATGTGACGACGCTGATTGCCGCCGTCATCCTGTTCTTTCTCGGCTCGGGGCCGATCAAGGGGTTTGCCGTCACCCTCGCCATCGGCATCGTCACCACCGTGTTCACGGCTTTCACGCTGACGCGCTGGCTGGTCGCGTTCTGGCTTCGCCGGCAGCGGCCGAAAACCATGCCTGCCGGTGTCATGCGGCTGGTGCCCGACGACACGCGCGTGCCATTCATGGCATTCCGAAAATACGCCTTCACGCTGTCCGTGCTGTTGTCGATCGCTTCGGCGGTGCTGTTCTTCACCGTCGGCATGAACTACGGCATCGACTTCCGCGGTGGTTCGAGCATCGAAGTGCAGGCAAAGGGCCAGCAGGCCGACATCGGCGACATCCGTGAGCGGCTGACCGGTCTCGAACTGGGTGAGGTGCAGGTGCAGGAGTTCGGCTCGGCCCGGGATGTGCTGATCCGCATCGGCACCCAGGGGGGCGGCGACGTTGCCGAACAGTCCGCCGTCGAGAAGGTAAGAAGCGCGCTGGAAACCGACTACGAGTTCCGCCGCATCGAGGTCGTCGGTCCGACAGTGTCCTCCGAACTCGCGTTCAACGGCACAATGGGCGTGCTCGCCTCGCTGCTGGCGATGCTCGTCTACATCTGGATCAGGTTCGAGTGGCAGTTCGGGCTCGGCGCCATCATTTCGACTTTCCACGACGTGATCCTGATGGTCGGCTTCTACGTCGTCGCCGGCATCGAGTTCAATCTGACCTCGATTGCCGCGATCCTGACTATTGTCGGCTATTCCATCAACGATACGGTTGTCGTCTATGACCGGGTCCGCGAGAATCTGCGCCGCTATAAAAGGATGCCGATCGCCGAGCTGCTCGACCTGTCGATGAACCAGACTCTGGCGCGAACGGTCCTGACCGGAGTGACCACGCTGTTTGCGCTGGCGGCGCTTTCGATCTGGGGCGGCGAGGTGATCCAGTCCTTCACGGTCGCAATGATCTTCGGCATCCTCGCCGGCACCTATTCCTCCATCTTCGTCGCCGGGCCACTGCTGATCCTGTTCAAGCTCCGGCCGGGCGCCCTCAGCCATGAGGAAGCCGCAGTGGCGAAGGAGCCGCCGGCGCAACAGGCGTTGTGA
- a CDS encoding LysR family transcriptional regulator gives MLNEIDLSRTDLNLLVLFEAVLGEGHVGRAADRLNLTPSAVSHGLGRLRRLLNDPLFLRTPKGVVPTARATELAAPIADVLARVRSVMATAAPFDPATAMRRFAIGAPDGASAVILRPLLAELTRIAPRIDVSVRQILPSPARVWRSAIVDLEAHAIDIAIIPSDDIPSRFEKRCIYEEDFVIAMRLGHPFARDPTLERYCSMQHLVVSDSGDPYGFVDEQLAKQGRARRVALTVPNFMFALAVIAETDLISALPRRFVAMHAARFGVLSLDAPLPLPGFRLNAVAPKVAMMDSGVAWLFDLLAGVEQTAHHSGLPARRRQS, from the coding sequence ATGCTGAACGAAATTGATCTTTCGCGCACCGATCTCAATCTCCTCGTCCTCTTCGAGGCCGTGCTCGGAGAGGGCCACGTGGGCCGGGCGGCGGACCGGCTTAACCTGACGCCATCGGCCGTCAGTCACGGGCTCGGCCGATTGCGCCGGCTCCTCAACGATCCGCTGTTCCTAAGAACGCCCAAGGGCGTGGTGCCGACGGCCCGTGCAACGGAATTGGCCGCGCCGATCGCCGACGTTCTGGCGCGCGTGCGCAGCGTGATGGCGACTGCCGCGCCCTTCGATCCCGCCACGGCCATGCGCCGGTTCGCAATCGGCGCACCGGACGGTGCCTCAGCCGTGATCCTGCGCCCGCTTCTCGCCGAACTCACCCGGATTGCGCCACGCATCGACGTCAGCGTGCGTCAGATCCTGCCCTCGCCAGCGCGCGTCTGGCGGAGCGCGATTGTCGATCTCGAGGCGCACGCAATCGATATCGCGATCATTCCGTCCGATGACATCCCGTCTCGCTTCGAAAAGCGCTGCATCTACGAAGAAGACTTTGTCATTGCCATGCGCCTTGGACATCCGTTCGCGCGTGATCCGACCTTGGAGCGATACTGCAGCATGCAGCATCTGGTGGTCTCGGACAGCGGCGATCCCTACGGCTTCGTGGATGAACAACTGGCCAAGCAAGGCCGGGCGCGACGGGTCGCGTTGACGGTTCCGAACTTCATGTTCGCGCTCGCGGTCATCGCCGAGACCGACCTGATCTCGGCCCTGCCGCGGCGGTTCGTTGCCATGCATGCGGCGCGTTTCGGCGTGCTGAGCCTCGATGCCCCGTTGCCGTTGCCCGGCTTCCGGCTCAACGCCGTCGCTCCCAAGGTCGCGATGATGGATTCTGGCGTGGCATGGCTCTTCGATCTGCTTGCAGGAGTGGAGCAGACTGCGCACCACAGCGGCCTGCCCGCACGAAGACGGCAATCATAG
- a CDS encoding SRPBCC family protein — MPVRKDAAGNRSVEAQVDVPGTPQDVWNAIATGPGISQWFVPSELEGRIGGTAVSHFASDGSMDAIATITAWEPPRRFVAEAPGGPGTVATEWIVEAKSGGLCSVRVVHRWFSTSDDWDDQFDAHSYGWISFFRLLRLYLTHFPGQHGSAFQLLVPSSEPLADAWRKLVEPLGLANATEQQPVVTPSDTQAFEGVVERTGPQDHPELAVRLDQPAPGFAHFLALPMGAMTYLSMRFFLFGDDAARIAKREEPKWRTWLEKHFPSPAE, encoded by the coding sequence ATGCCAGTAAGAAAAGATGCGGCCGGCAATCGCTCGGTCGAGGCGCAAGTGGATGTCCCCGGTACGCCGCAGGACGTCTGGAACGCGATCGCAACGGGACCTGGAATATCTCAATGGTTCGTGCCGAGCGAACTCGAAGGCCGCATCGGAGGAACCGCCGTTTCGCATTTCGCTTCCGATGGAAGCATGGATGCCATCGCCACCATTACAGCTTGGGAGCCGCCCAGGCGGTTTGTCGCAGAAGCACCGGGCGGGCCGGGAACTGTAGCGACGGAATGGATTGTCGAGGCAAAGTCCGGCGGGCTATGCAGCGTTCGCGTTGTCCATCGCTGGTTCTCGACTTCCGATGATTGGGATGATCAGTTCGACGCCCACAGCTATGGATGGATTTCCTTCTTTCGCCTGCTCCGCCTCTACCTCACGCATTTTCCCGGGCAGCACGGCTCGGCTTTTCAGCTCTTGGTCCCGTCCTCTGAACCTTTAGCCGATGCATGGCGAAAGCTGGTTGAACCCTTGGGCCTGGCGAATGCGACTGAACAACAGCCCGTCGTCACCCCTTCCGACACGCAGGCATTCGAAGGCGTCGTCGAGCGAACAGGGCCGCAGGACCATCCCGAGTTGGCGGTCCGACTGGACCAGCCCGCGCCGGGCTTCGCGCACTTCCTCGCCTTGCCGATGGGCGCGATGACATACCTGTCCATGCGGTTTTTCCTTTTTGGCGACGATGCAGCGCGCATTGCAAAACGGGAGGAGCCAAAGTGGCGAACCTGGCTTGAAAAGCATTTCCCATCGCCCGCGGAGTAG
- a CDS encoding ArsR/SmtB family transcription factor gives MLDIEVIDRPSAAAAALEPVRSQLLSELREPASAATLAARLGLKRQKINYHLHALEEHGLVQVADTRKWGGLTERLMVASATSYVVSTSALGPVGADPNRTPDRLSASYLIALGARLVREIGALQRAATDAGKRLATLAIDTEIRFRSAADRASFTRELTEAITTLAARYHDETAPQGRSHRLVVTAHPSPANPQGKDDQCQ, from the coding sequence ATGCTTGATATCGAAGTCATAGATCGGCCGAGCGCGGCCGCCGCCGCATTGGAGCCGGTTCGGAGCCAGCTCCTCTCAGAACTGCGGGAGCCTGCCTCGGCCGCTACCCTCGCCGCACGCCTCGGCCTCAAACGGCAGAAGATCAATTACCACCTGCATGCTCTGGAGGAGCACGGGCTTGTCCAGGTTGCAGACACGCGCAAGTGGGGTGGCCTGACGGAGCGGCTGATGGTGGCGAGCGCCACAAGTTATGTCGTCTCGACGAGCGCGCTGGGTCCGGTCGGCGCCGATCCGAACCGCACCCCGGACCGCCTGTCGGCAAGCTACCTCATCGCGCTCGGTGCCCGGCTGGTGCGGGAGATCGGGGCTCTCCAGCGCGCCGCCACCGATGCCGGCAAGCGCCTGGCGACCTTGGCGATCGACACCGAAATCCGCTTCCGCTCCGCCGCCGACCGCGCATCGTTCACGCGTGAATTGACCGAGGCCATCACCACGCTGGCGGCACGCTATCACGACGAAACCGCGCCGCAGGGACGATCGCACCGCCTTGTCGTGACGGCGCATCCCTCACCAGCCAATCCGCAGGGAAAGGACGATCAATGCCAGTAA
- a CDS encoding GFA family protein produces MDRFTGGCLCGNVRIVASGLPYRVGICHCLDCRKHHGALFHASAVFPQDAVTIEGETRDYAGRFFCPRCGSTIFGRTADEIEVNLGSLDAPDQLMPTYESWIIRRESWLPPFPLTRRYERDRDATSRFEA; encoded by the coding sequence GTGGACCGATTCACTGGCGGTTGCCTGTGCGGCAACGTCCGGATTGTGGCGTCGGGACTCCCATACCGGGTCGGCATTTGTCATTGTCTCGACTGCCGCAAGCACCATGGCGCCCTTTTTCACGCTTCCGCGGTGTTCCCCCAGGATGCGGTGACGATCGAAGGCGAGACGCGCGACTACGCCGGGCGGTTTTTTTGTCCCCGTTGCGGCTCGACAATTTTCGGACGCACCGCAGACGAAATCGAAGTGAACCTGGGATCCCTCGACGCCCCTGACCAACTGATGCCAACCTACGAAAGCTGGATCATCCGTCGCGAGTCCTGGTTGCCGCCGTTTCCGCTCACCAGACGGTACGAGCGCGATCGTGACGCCACGAGTCGCTTCGAGGCGTAG
- a CDS encoding DUF1127 domain-containing protein, whose amino-acid sequence MNDTLAAAPHPAAPRGTHVRPAGTSRRHYSLATLRSIVAAWDERKRFRWELEQMAKDNPHLIDDIGLTKRQVEAEIAKPFWRK is encoded by the coding sequence ATGAACGATACTCTTGCAGCGGCCCCGCATCCGGCCGCGCCGCGGGGAACGCACGTGCGGCCGGCGGGAACGTCGCGTCGGCACTACAGCCTGGCGACCCTGCGCAGCATTGTCGCGGCCTGGGACGAGCGCAAACGCTTTCGCTGGGAGCTCGAGCAGATGGCGAAGGACAATCCCCATTTGATCGACGACATCGGCCTGACGAAACGGCAGGTCGAGGCCGAGATCGCCAAGCCCTTCTGGCGAAAATAA
- a CDS encoding winged helix-turn-helix transcriptional regulator, translating to MIWEARRQYARMRKWLPAGKEGKVHRPTENGFATAIKMVSGKWKLDIICELGASPRRFGRLRQSIPAISEKMLTQQLRELEADGLVNRKVHPGSPAKVVYSLTESGSTLCAGAEGLCRWGEQFRCSGQPA from the coding sequence ATGATCTGGGAAGCGCGACGCCAATACGCACGGATGCGTAAGTGGTTACCTGCCGGTAAGGAGGGCAAGGTGCACAGACCCACCGAAAATGGTTTTGCAACCGCGATAAAGATGGTCTCCGGCAAGTGGAAATTAGACATCATCTGCGAACTCGGCGCGTCACCACGCAGGTTCGGCCGGCTGCGGCAGTCAATTCCGGCGATCAGCGAAAAGATGCTGACGCAGCAGTTGCGAGAACTAGAGGCAGACGGGCTTGTGAACCGAAAAGTCCATCCGGGTTCTCCCGCGAAGGTCGTCTATTCGTTGACGGAAAGCGGATCGACGCTCTGTGCTGGGGCAGAGGGCTTATGCCGCTGGGGTGAACAGTTCCGTTGCTCGGGTCAGCCGGCATGA
- a CDS encoding quinone oxidoreductase family protein, producing the protein MTNAKPDTMQAAAIDRFGGAELVTLRAVPVPEVGPNDVLIRVEVAGVASWDALEREGRYDGAFGMPSRFPYVLGWDCAGAVVAVGGEVSRFKEGDRVYAASMPLPKGGTYATYAVTDADNVSLIPAKLTVEQAGVMGWDALTALSGLEEVGLKQGDTIMIFGASGGIGHMAIQLAKRLGARVLAVASGDDGVALSQRLGADAIVNGRKEDVLAAAREFAAGGLDAALVTASGEAADRALTSVRDGGRVACPHGVMPDPTVRPGVELIRYNGARSQAATDKLNRLIDSGPFDVHVARTFPFDRVIDAHRALATHYVGKLALRVS; encoded by the coding sequence ATGACGAATGCAAAACCGGATACAATGCAGGCCGCCGCCATCGACCGGTTCGGTGGAGCCGAGTTGGTTACCCTGCGAGCCGTGCCCGTGCCCGAGGTCGGGCCGAACGATGTCCTAATCCGGGTCGAAGTGGCGGGCGTGGCCTCGTGGGACGCGCTCGAGCGTGAGGGTCGCTACGACGGGGCTTTCGGAATGCCGTCGAGATTCCCCTATGTGCTCGGCTGGGACTGCGCGGGCGCAGTCGTCGCCGTTGGCGGCGAAGTTAGCCGCTTCAAGGAAGGCGACCGGGTGTACGCTGCATCCATGCCACTTCCCAAGGGTGGAACCTACGCCACCTACGCAGTAACGGATGCGGACAACGTGTCGCTCATCCCCGCCAAGCTCACGGTCGAGCAAGCGGGCGTCATGGGCTGGGATGCGTTGACCGCGCTCAGCGGCCTGGAAGAGGTCGGCCTGAAGCAGGGCGATACGATAATGATCTTCGGCGCCAGCGGCGGTATCGGGCACATGGCCATCCAACTCGCAAAACGATTGGGCGCCCGCGTATTGGCGGTGGCTTCGGGCGATGACGGCGTGGCGCTATCGCAGCGGCTGGGCGCCGACGCCATCGTCAACGGGCGCAAAGAGGACGTGCTGGCGGCCGCTCGTGAATTCGCCGCCGGCGGCCTCGACGCTGCCCTTGTCACCGCAAGCGGTGAGGCGGCCGACCGCGCGCTGACGTCAGTGCGCGACGGCGGTCGGGTCGCCTGCCCGCACGGCGTGATGCCCGATCCAACTGTCCGGCCCGGCGTGGAGCTCATTCGCTACAACGGCGCCCGCAGCCAGGCCGCGACCGACAAGCTTAACCGCCTGATCGACTCTGGCCCGTTCGACGTCCATGTCGCCCGGACATTCCCGTTCGACAGGGTTATTGACGCGCACCGAGCGCTTGCCACCCACTACGTCGGCAAGCTCGCTTTGCGGGTAAGCTGA
- a CDS encoding S-adenosylmethionine:tRNA ribosyltransferase-isomerase has protein sequence MIAADRPDRRPARLLVVMADGAMTDLPRADLAKLFGPGDLVVANDAATLPASLHGTHVPSSEAIEIRLAGWLSLADPRRFVAIAFGAGDHRTRTEDRLHPPPLSPGNRLRLGPLEAVVDRLLDHPRLLELRFLGNRATVLAGLAQHGRPIQYAHVPEPLALWDVWTKIAARPVAFEAPSAGFALDWRTLQSWRRHDVGFATLTHATGISSTGDRALDSRLPFDEPYRIPEHTAAEVARAKLRGSRIIAVGTSVVRALEAAANPDGSVRAGNSIATGRVARDTPLRVVDAILTGVHQPGESHFELLRAFADDALLVRASAALAAHRYRTHEFGDSMLLNRQPLDRSAVATPGDVRWNPPFAQLTRKASLPT, from the coding sequence ATGATCGCCGCCGACCGTCCGGATCGGCGCCCCGCCAGGCTGTTGGTGGTCATGGCGGACGGCGCGATGACCGACCTGCCGCGCGCTGACCTTGCGAAGCTGTTCGGGCCCGGCGACCTGGTCGTCGCCAATGACGCCGCGACCTTGCCTGCCAGCTTGCACGGCACGCATGTCCCCAGCAGTGAAGCGATCGAGATCCGCCTGGCGGGCTGGCTGTCACTTGCCGATCCAAGGCGTTTCGTGGCGATTGCCTTCGGTGCGGGCGATCACCGCACGCGCACCGAAGATCGGCTGCATCCGCCGCCACTGTCACCGGGCAATCGCCTCCGGCTCGGCCCGCTTGAAGCCGTTGTGGATCGCCTTCTCGACCATCCTCGCCTTCTCGAGCTGCGCTTCTTAGGCAACCGCGCAACTGTGCTTGCAGGACTGGCGCAGCACGGCCGGCCGATCCAATACGCGCATGTTCCCGAGCCGTTGGCACTTTGGGATGTTTGGACGAAGATTGCCGCCCGGCCGGTCGCGTTCGAGGCGCCATCGGCAGGCTTTGCGCTCGACTGGCGCACGCTTCAAAGCTGGCGCCGGCACGACGTCGGCTTCGCGACACTCACGCATGCCACCGGCATTTCCTCGACCGGGGATCGCGCGCTCGACTCGCGCCTTCCCTTCGACGAGCCATACCGCATCCCCGAGCACACCGCGGCTGAGGTCGCGCGGGCGAAGCTGCGCGGCAGCCGCATCATCGCGGTCGGCACGAGCGTGGTGCGCGCGCTTGAGGCGGCCGCCAATCCCGATGGCAGCGTGCGTGCAGGAAATAGCATTGCCACGGGCCGCGTCGCGCGGGACACACCGCTTCGCGTGGTCGATGCGATTCTCACAGGCGTCCACCAGCCGGGCGAAAGCCATTTCGAGCTCCTGCGCGCCTTTGCCGACGATGCTCTGCTCGTCAGGGCCTCCGCGGCCTTAGCCGCGCACCGATACCGCACGCATGAATTCGGCGATTCCATGCTGCTCAATCGGCAACCGCTGGATCGATCTGCCGTCGCAACGCCCGGCGATGTCCGATGGAATCCACCATTTGCTCAGCTTACCCGCAAAGCGAGCTTGCCGACGTAG